A window of the Miscanthus floridulus cultivar M001 chromosome 14, ASM1932011v1, whole genome shotgun sequence genome harbors these coding sequences:
- the LOC136504065 gene encoding protein CROWDED NUCLEI 2-like yields MAPEATFDGTALIEGALPNSEIVQHIKEAMESSWDDDQSRDLIFKDHLAPLPRDSSVRAANRAEGEPLRKAKEDKRKKKQRKLQAWARGEDTKNDDDDGDDEEVVDDIECGELENEDVLTGYSVGRQRNPLALAPKKSIILQRVAELTPLAEEADSLWSWVVKARRHADEDERAFEAMLVRSRRDDDEAAKVKKERDELLQKDVETHQQILDLLAKVKKERELKLGAEEKLMALEKRAILDAEVVAQLHKERDELLHTMERLRSEHGVAHEERDQGLRECD; encoded by the exons ATGGCGCCCGAGGCAACGTTCGACGGAACGGCGCTCATCGAGGGGGCGCTCCCCAACTCCGAGATCgtgcaacacatcaaggaggccatggagTCCTCGTGGGATGAT GACCAgtcgagggacctcatcttcaagGATCACCTAGCGCCATTGCCGAGGGATTCGTCTGTGAGGGCGGCGAATCGTGCTGAGGGTGAGCCgctaaggaaggcgaaggaggacaagaggaagaagaagcagcggAAGCTGCAGGCCTGGGCACGAGGGGAGGACACCaaaaacgatgatgatgatggagatgatgaggaGGTAGTCGACGACATCGAGTGCGGTGAGCTGGAGAACGAGGATGTGCTGACAGGTTATAG CGTTGGGaggcagcgtaatcctttggcACTAGCTCCAAAGAAGAGCATCATCCTTCAA agggtggctgagctgactcctCTCGCCGAGGAGGCAGACAGTCTTTGGTCGTGGGTGGTCAAGGCCCGTCGGCATGCTGACGAGGACGAGAGGGCATTCGAGGCCATGTTGGTGAGATCACGGAGGGACGACGATGAGGCTGCCAAGGTCAAGAAGGAgagggatgagctgctccaaaaggACGTCGAGACCCACCAGCAgatcctcgaccttctggccaaggttaagaaggaaagggagctgaagctgggggctgaggagaagctcatggccctagagaagagggcaatCCTAGATGCCGAGGTGGTCGCCCAGCTgcacaaggagcgggatgagctactccaTACTATGGAGAGGCTCCGCTCAGAGCATGGCGTGGCTCATGAGGAGCGTGACCAGGGCCTCCGAGAGTGTGACTAG
- the LOC136504066 gene encoding uncharacterized protein yields the protein MVDPIIGTKRLSKVLMDGGSGLNIMYAKMLDAKGISRSRIRSTRAPFHGIMPGKQAVPLGTETLTFEVVGFHGTYHAILRRPCFVKFMGVPNYTYLKLKMLGPGRVITAGTSFQRAYECEVECYDHAAAIIASKELAAIRKEVIEETPDHHWSAGSFKPMEGAKEVLIDPSSSKSKVVHIGTVLSSK from the exons atggtcgacccgatcatcggcacaaagcggctctccaaggtactgatggatggaggcagcggccttaacatcatgtacgccaagatgctcgacgCCAAGGGCATCAGCCGATCCCGCATCCGATCGACTAGAGCGCCTTttcatggcatcatgcctggaaagcaggccgtgccacttgg gacagagaccctcaccttcgaggtggttgggttccatggaacctaccacgccatcctacgaCGTCCATGCTTCGTGAAGTTCATGggcgtccccaactacacctacctgaagttgaagatgttgGGCCCAGGTAGGGTCATCACCGCCGGCACCTCATTTCAGcgtgcctacgagtgtgaggtcgaatGCTACGATCATGCTGCGGCAATCAttgcctccaaggagcttgcagccatcaggaaggaggtcatcgaagaaacACCCGACCACCACTGGTCGGCTGGGTCTTtcaagccgatggagggcgctaaggaggtcctcatagaccccagcagctccaaaagcaaagtggtgcacattggcaccgtgctttcctctaaatag